A genomic region of Longimicrobiales bacterium contains the following coding sequences:
- a CDS encoding sigma-70 family RNA polymerase sigma factor produces the protein MTFSSRRDSSREGSLDQYLKEISQYPLIDRAEEARLAKLIRQDDEEALNKLVRSNLRFVVSVAKKYQNQGVPLSDLINEGNFGLIRAAHKFDETKGIKFISYAVWWIRQAVLQALAEQSRIVRVPLNRAGALYRIGRRTSTLLQELGREPTVDEIAEDLDVSKAEIERTLAISHTHLSLDAPMTPGGDNRLLDYLPDQYSPGPEEEAFEHALKATIEDSLSSLKEREAKILRLYFGLDDQDPMTLEEIGEILGVTRERIRQIKEKALGRLRHASRSRFLETFRE, from the coding sequence ATGACCTTCTCATCCCGCAGAGATTCCTCCCGGGAAGGCTCGCTGGACCAATATCTGAAGGAAATCAGTCAGTACCCGCTCATCGACCGGGCAGAGGAAGCGCGCCTCGCGAAGCTCATCCGCCAGGATGATGAAGAAGCGCTCAATAAGCTGGTCCGTTCGAACCTCCGCTTCGTCGTTTCGGTGGCCAAGAAATATCAGAATCAGGGCGTGCCGCTCTCGGATCTGATCAACGAGGGAAACTTCGGACTCATTCGAGCTGCCCATAAGTTCGACGAGACCAAGGGCATCAAGTTCATCAGTTATGCCGTTTGGTGGATCCGACAGGCGGTCCTGCAGGCTCTCGCTGAGCAGAGCCGTATCGTTCGAGTCCCGCTGAATCGTGCCGGTGCCCTGTATCGTATCGGGCGGCGGACCTCGACGCTGCTGCAGGAATTGGGGCGCGAGCCGACGGTAGACGAGATCGCTGAGGACCTAGACGTGTCGAAGGCAGAGATCGAGCGGACGCTGGCGATCTCTCATACGCACCTGTCGCTCGATGCGCCGATGACCCCAGGTGGAGACAATCGCCTGCTCGACTATCTCCCCGATCAATATTCGCCCGGTCCGGAAGAAGAAGCGTTCGAACATGCGCTCAAGGCCACCATCGAGGATTCCCTCTCGTCTCTCAAAGAGCGCGAGGCGAAGATCCTCCGGTTGTATTTCGGCCTCGACGATCAGGACCCGATGACCCTGGAAGAGATTGGTGAAATCTTGGGGGTTACTCGGGAGCGCATTCGGCAGATCAAGGAAAAGGCGCTGGGTCGGCTGCGCCATGCGTCGCGATCGCGCTTCTTGGAGACCTTCCGGGAGTAG
- a CDS encoding sigma-54 dependent transcriptional regulator, whose translation MARLLVVDDESGIRDALVQVFEYEGHEVLAAEDGPDGIALAVDFRPDVIFLDVKMPGLDGLDVLARLREDDPSALVIMISGHGTIDTAVEATRKGAYDFLEKPLDTDRLLVTLRRALQLRGLTQSMADLRSQVESRYEIVGTSYPVRQVLERVERVAPTDARVLVTGENGTGKELVARAIHRLSSREARPFIEVNCAAIPSELIESALFGHVKGSFTGAVANRAGKFEQADGGTLFLDEIGDMSKDAQAKVLRALEQGVITRVGGSKAVQVDVRVIAATNKELERQIDEGDFREDLYYRLNVVPIHMPPLRERRDDIPMLIQHFTDIMTQREGMSPRSFETAAIDRLRTLSWPGNVRELRNTVERLLILSAGDSVRSEDVELLAAGRSAGGGVGGELLSTDNFSDFKERAERAYILQKLRENDWNVAETARRIDMPRSNLYKKIERYELVREG comes from the coding sequence ATGGCACGCTTACTTGTAGTCGATGACGAAAGCGGCATCCGTGACGCCCTCGTTCAGGTATTCGAATACGAGGGGCATGAGGTTCTAGCCGCGGAAGATGGTCCTGATGGGATCGCCCTCGCGGTGGACTTTCGGCCCGATGTCATCTTCCTCGATGTGAAGATGCCGGGGCTCGATGGCCTAGACGTCCTGGCCCGACTTCGGGAGGATGATCCGAGCGCCCTTGTGATCATGATCTCCGGACACGGCACGATCGACACTGCGGTCGAGGCGACGAGGAAAGGCGCCTACGATTTTCTCGAGAAGCCACTCGACACCGATCGACTCCTTGTGACGTTACGCAGGGCCCTCCAGCTGAGGGGGCTCACCCAGAGTATGGCCGACCTGAGAAGTCAGGTTGAGAGTCGTTACGAGATTGTCGGTACGTCGTACCCTGTCCGGCAGGTACTGGAGCGCGTTGAGCGGGTAGCCCCGACGGACGCCCGGGTTCTCGTCACGGGGGAAAACGGGACGGGTAAAGAGCTCGTTGCCCGGGCGATTCACCGCCTGTCTTCGCGTGAGGCGAGGCCGTTCATCGAGGTGAACTGCGCCGCGATCCCGTCGGAACTCATCGAGTCGGCGCTATTCGGGCACGTGAAGGGTTCCTTCACGGGCGCGGTTGCCAATCGAGCGGGCAAGTTTGAACAGGCAGATGGCGGGACGCTCTTCCTCGACGAGATCGGGGACATGTCTAAAGATGCCCAGGCGAAGGTGCTGCGGGCACTTGAGCAGGGGGTGATTACACGTGTCGGCGGCTCAAAGGCGGTCCAGGTCGACGTGCGAGTCATAGCCGCGACGAACAAGGAGCTCGAACGTCAGATCGACGAAGGCGACTTCAGAGAGGATCTCTACTACCGCCTCAACGTCGTCCCAATCCACATGCCGCCGCTGAGGGAACGCCGAGATGACATTCCCATGTTGATCCAGCACTTCACGGACATCATGACGCAGCGTGAGGGGATGTCCCCCAGGAGTTTTGAAACAGCCGCGATCGACCGTCTCCGGACACTCTCCTGGCCCGGAAACGTTCGCGAACTTCGAAACACTGTGGAACGCCTCCTCATCCTCTCGGCTGGAGATTCCGTTCGGTCCGAAGATGTGGAGTTGCTGGCGGCCGGTCGGAGCGCGGGCGGTGGGGTCGGTGGCGAACTGCTCTCCACTGACAACTTCTCGGATTTCAAAGAGAGGGCAGAGCGCGCCTACATTCTCCAGAAGCTTCGAGAGAATGACTGGAACGTGGCTGAAACAGCTCGGCGCATCGACATGCCAAGGTCAAACCTCTACAAGAAGATCGAGCGATACGAGCTTGTCCGAGAGGGTTGA
- the thpR gene encoding RNA 2',3'-cyclic phosphodiesterase, translating into MRVFVGINIPKKQRTRVHRAVRDLREGDLPVRWIEPDSFHITLKFLGEVRPGRIPVIEEALERVATGTRSFTTTLAGFGGFPTVRHPDVIWIGARASSEFRCMKQELEWALGDVGFRAETRAFHPHITLGRAHEARGAGVFRGLDTVLADLDLEVEVKVRTIDLMRSQLSPGDARYSVLSRARLASA; encoded by the coding sequence ATGCGCGTCTTCGTTGGCATCAACATTCCGAAGAAGCAACGGACCCGCGTTCATCGCGCCGTTCGGGATCTTCGCGAAGGTGACCTACCGGTCCGGTGGATCGAGCCCGACAGTTTCCACATCACTTTGAAATTTCTGGGTGAGGTGCGTCCCGGGCGTATTCCTGTGATCGAGGAAGCACTCGAGCGGGTGGCGACGGGGACTCGGTCGTTCACCACCACACTTGCTGGATTCGGCGGGTTCCCGACGGTCCGCCATCCAGATGTGATCTGGATCGGCGCAAGAGCTAGTTCAGAGTTCCGGTGCATGAAGCAGGAACTGGAATGGGCACTGGGAGATGTCGGGTTCCGAGCTGAAACGAGGGCGTTCCATCCCCACATCACACTGGGCCGGGCGCACGAAGCGAGGGGCGCTGGGGTCTTCCGCGGGCTCGACACTGTGCTGGCTGACCTGGACCTCGAGGTCGAAGTCAAGGTGCGCACGATCGACCTGATGCGGAGTCAGCTTTCACCGGGGGATGCCCGATACAGCGTGCTTTCCCGGGCTCGGCTGGCCTCCGCGTGA
- a CDS encoding mechanosensitive ion channel, producing MVLQTPVGGDSDFSLIPGVGLEIQTNTILSVLVVLGVFIARRAVLALVNRRVEDQELRYRWAKASANVAFAIAALFLTQVWFTALRSVGTFLGLLSAGLAISLKDLVADLAGWAFIAWRRPFELGDRIQIGDHAGDVVDRSLFQFTIMEIGNWVSADQSTGRLIHIPNAAVFTKPLANYVAGFPYLWNELAVLITFESDWRKAKEVIESLAADLTVEITREANAAPKSGDQRFLIRYRTLTPLVYVTVEGSGVMLTLRYLCRPRERRGSASQLWERLLDAFGEHPDVALAYPTQRINFSREALATDPDASLEVPEEPSTPPEV from the coding sequence GTGGTTCTGCAGACGCCGGTCGGCGGAGACTCCGACTTCAGCCTGATCCCGGGTGTGGGCCTAGAGATACAGACCAATACCATTCTTTCGGTGCTGGTTGTTCTGGGAGTGTTTATCGCCCGCCGGGCGGTCCTTGCGCTGGTAAACAGGCGCGTCGAAGACCAGGAACTCAGGTATCGCTGGGCCAAGGCCTCGGCTAATGTTGCTTTTGCGATTGCGGCGCTCTTCCTCACGCAGGTGTGGTTCACGGCACTGCGTTCCGTCGGGACGTTCCTAGGGCTGCTATCGGCCGGTCTTGCGATTTCACTGAAGGACCTGGTGGCAGACCTTGCCGGCTGGGCGTTTATCGCTTGGCGAAGACCGTTCGAGCTTGGAGACCGAATTCAGATCGGAGACCATGCTGGGGACGTGGTCGACCGAAGTCTTTTCCAATTCACGATCATGGAAATCGGAAATTGGGTCAGCGCTGACCAGAGTACCGGACGCCTGATTCACATTCCGAACGCAGCTGTGTTCACGAAGCCGCTAGCTAACTACGTGGCTGGCTTCCCGTATCTGTGGAACGAGCTAGCTGTGCTGATCACGTTCGAGAGTGACTGGAGGAAGGCGAAAGAGGTGATCGAGTCACTCGCTGCCGATCTCACGGTCGAGATCACCCGTGAAGCGAACGCCGCTCCGAAGAGCGGCGATCAGCGCTTTCTGATTCGCTACCGGACGCTCACCCCACTTGTGTACGTTACGGTTGAAGGGAGCGGAGTGATGCTTACCCTCCGCTACCTGTGCCGGCCCCGCGAGCGACGGGGCAGCGCGAGCCAACTTTGGGAGCGACTCCTCGACGCTTTTGGCGAGCATCCAGACGTGGCTTTGGCGTATCCGACGCAACGCATCAACTTCTCGCGGGAGGCGCTGGCGACGGATCCCGATGCTTCCCTGGAAGTTCCCGAAGAGCCGTCCACACCCCCTGAGGTGTAG
- a CDS encoding EamA family transporter: MSQPSLCAPRSTDRVEPTLTRIVLAFAAVYFIWGSTYLAIRFAIETMPPLAMAAARFLTAGTLLFAWALSRGAPMPSGAHWRAAAISGTLLLAGGNGAIVIAEQWVPSGLVALLVASVPLWMVILDRFFGSRVKPTRRTVIGLTVGFSGVALLAGSPGVGAGGSKELLGALFVMGGSLCWAAGSLHSRYIKDPPRPRMLVAMQMLSGGTVLSVLAALTGDWARLDIASISGRSWVAFGYLILAGALIGYAAYIWLLTVVPPARAGTYAYVNPVVAMLLGWAFAGEPLAFRSLGAAAIILGSVVVITTEASAKQSEPSSRNRLAVGTEH; the protein is encoded by the coding sequence ATGTCCCAACCCTCCCTTTGTGCCCCCCGATCCACTGACCGGGTCGAGCCCACGCTCACAAGAATTGTGCTCGCATTCGCGGCAGTCTACTTCATCTGGGGGTCGACGTACCTTGCGATTCGGTTCGCAATCGAGACGATGCCACCGCTCGCCATGGCAGCTGCGCGCTTTCTGACCGCAGGCACTCTTCTTTTCGCGTGGGCGCTGAGCAGGGGCGCACCCATGCCGTCTGGTGCGCATTGGCGGGCTGCAGCCATCTCCGGGACACTTCTCTTGGCAGGTGGCAACGGAGCCATCGTGATCGCAGAACAGTGGGTGCCATCGGGGTTGGTGGCGTTGCTCGTCGCCTCCGTGCCTCTCTGGATGGTCATCCTCGATCGATTCTTTGGTTCCCGCGTGAAGCCGACGCGGAGAACTGTGATCGGGCTCACGGTGGGATTTTCGGGAGTCGCCCTTCTGGCCGGCTCGCCCGGAGTCGGCGCAGGTGGAAGCAAGGAGCTGTTGGGTGCCCTGTTTGTGATGGGTGGATCGCTGTGCTGGGCCGCCGGTTCGCTTCACTCACGGTACATCAAGGATCCGCCCCGACCGAGAATGCTGGTTGCAATGCAGATGCTCTCGGGTGGTACCGTCCTTTCTGTACTGGCGGCACTGACGGGCGACTGGGCGAGGCTCGACATTGCTAGCATTTCTGGGCGTTCTTGGGTCGCGTTCGGATATCTGATCTTGGCCGGAGCCCTGATTGGGTACGCGGCGTACATTTGGCTCCTGACTGTCGTTCCGCCGGCCCGGGCAGGAACGTACGCATATGTGAACCCTGTCGTTGCCATGCTTCTGGGTTGGGCTTTCGCGGGCGAGCCGTTGGCCTTCCGCTCGCTGGGGGCGGCCGCCATCATCCTAGGGTCCGTTGTCGTCATCACCACCGAAGCGTCTGCGAAGCAAAGCGAACCCTCATCTCGTAATCGTCTCGCGGTCGGTACGGAGCATTGA
- a CDS encoding pyridoxal-dependent decarboxylase → MSDYLATVGDLPVFSSPSPGFLTSALPREAPDHGESMDEVLRDFRELVVPGLTHWNHPSFFGYFSITASGPGILGEMLAAALNVNAMVWRSSPAATELEDVTTNWLRQLVGLPEVFEGVINDTASSSSLYALAAAREVAYPEAHSAGMFGMPRGRIYASEEAHSSIEKAVLTLGFGREGFRTIPTDEAFSMDVEALRAAIAEDVVAGIQPVGIVATLGTTSAAAVDPVDQIADLAEEYGVWLHVDAAYGGSAAVVPEVRALFQGWDRADSVVINPHKWLFTPIDCSVLYCQRPEMLVRAFSIVPEYLTSAEQAETRSLMDYGISLGRRFRALKLWFVLRAFGRDGIRARIRYHVEIARHFAELVEAEEEWEVTAPVHLSLVTIRHVAGDKVTKRAMDRVNGSGEAFLTHTDLRGQTVIRLAIGNLKTTRDDVLHVWDLLREAAALEISED, encoded by the coding sequence ATGTCGGACTACCTGGCGACGGTCGGGGATCTCCCGGTGTTTTCGAGTCCTTCGCCTGGCTTCCTCACCTCGGCGCTGCCGCGTGAGGCTCCAGACCACGGCGAATCAATGGACGAGGTCCTACGCGACTTCCGTGAGCTGGTGGTGCCCGGGCTGACGCACTGGAATCACCCGTCGTTTTTTGGCTACTTCTCGATCACGGCGTCTGGCCCCGGAATCTTAGGTGAGATGCTGGCCGCTGCGTTGAATGTGAACGCGATGGTGTGGCGCAGCTCTCCAGCGGCCACTGAGCTCGAGGATGTGACCACGAACTGGCTCAGGCAGCTTGTGGGTTTGCCAGAGGTCTTTGAAGGGGTCATCAACGACACGGCCTCTTCCTCGTCACTCTACGCACTCGCAGCGGCGAGAGAGGTCGCGTATCCCGAGGCGCATTCCGCTGGCATGTTCGGGATGCCGAGGGGGAGAATCTACGCGTCCGAGGAGGCGCACTCCTCCATCGAGAAGGCGGTACTGACACTGGGCTTCGGACGGGAGGGCTTCCGCACGATCCCGACGGACGAGGCATTCTCCATGGATGTTGAGGCTTTGCGGGCAGCGATCGCGGAGGACGTTGTTGCCGGAATCCAGCCGGTGGGCATCGTAGCGACGCTCGGGACCACGTCAGCGGCGGCGGTCGACCCGGTCGACCAGATTGCGGACTTGGCGGAAGAGTATGGAGTGTGGCTTCACGTCGATGCCGCGTACGGGGGTTCCGCTGCAGTCGTGCCCGAGGTAAGGGCACTTTTCCAGGGGTGGGACAGAGCCGACTCGGTGGTGATTAACCCACATAAGTGGCTATTCACCCCCATCGACTGCTCCGTGCTGTACTGTCAGCGCCCGGAAATGTTGGTGCGAGCGTTTTCTATCGTCCCTGAATACCTGACGTCAGCGGAGCAGGCCGAGACTCGAAGTCTCATGGACTACGGGATTTCACTGGGACGCCGTTTTCGGGCGTTGAAGCTGTGGTTCGTACTCAGGGCGTTTGGAAGAGATGGGATCAGGGCTCGAATCCGCTACCACGTGGAGATCGCTCGGCATTTTGCTGAGCTGGTCGAGGCGGAGGAGGAGTGGGAGGTCACGGCGCCCGTTCATCTCTCACTCGTCACGATTCGTCACGTGGCGGGAGATAAGGTGACGAAGAGAGCCATGGATCGGGTCAACGGCTCGGGTGAGGCGTTCCTGACTCACACGGATCTTCGGGGACAAACGGTCATCCGGCTCGCGATCGGGAATCTGAAGACGACCCGTGACGACGTGCTTCACGTCTGGGATCTTCTCCGGGAAGCTGCAGCGCTTGAAATCTCTGAGGACTGA
- a CDS encoding ATP-binding protein — MTTGSPSTSEGYLALHRLGWAGPWVGVAALWIWSGGTTPWPLLVAAGALVITLITAGQERGRSWSLGVVLLVTGILVGFHAERQVNQVLTDWDGYWAGRVETVGELLRVELEEHRMDAGASAVDELIADWTATETAPTSEYLADLRERNRISAAALYDASGALVAWDGVHRGKVPEDVQRGDWRWSYRELPLFGYFYVTAKADDGSVAVAAYVLRASLPEGLNAEVRNLVTRFYAESGEQIRISEEDPGGTQVGWDFDLDGDRLLTVVLVQPEPQERAAGIRYDWALTVGFVALAAWLLFVIGGPLGRAEAIAAALALVAGAIWIPVDSVPVAFAVFDPTAYRLPGPWGLSAGRVAMIGVVLFALASVLPRPRFGLSPVTAAALSAVLGPGILLWLHGGMTPDFLAGGRAEWVALQVAVTSLLALVMGVSISWVRGGRGSSITMFGAIAVTAAFAAAVGATVVFQGTSSVWWSVAFSIPVGLAAHGVGAWSGWQRSVAGWSIAIGIASCATIPIMWGQSIDARLNAGAVRLNRITAVEDLELEDRLFDFAGLADSLDAGGAEDVTILYEAWRLSGLSALGYPVRLQVELRDGSPGEGIRIGVAEGEPQPYQSIVAEGRVAGGVRLVQLDHDAAHYILTSALPDDRMVVAVVPPFPETSVRAGLGPLVRGPAGAELQALSVLPLPDGLSAPTVIGRSRTREGWQTDTGVQFSNGPAYHVIYAVDLPGVPLRIARAVLLIALNLTLFLGLLLLGRALHRDPDRAAVRFSGFAISFRARVTLALFGFFAFASAVFGTVAYQTLSQASRRSAQVIAERVVDDAAGWYGALDGQMERLANQVGAELLEYRNGELVEGSLEELVELGLYEGWTPFAVHQVLDGYDEIKELHETSVGRWRYVTAYRRLRDGDVLAAQVPLQAGTSALQTTDLLEFLLFVIMLGGALSLGLAMVAGRALTLPIQALQIASESLGSGDLGLRLPAHRQDEFGAVFRAFNRMVGRVRRARRQLVRTSRRTQLIMDEAAVGMVALDPAGRVTLVNPRAEELLGIEVFVGRNLPFGGALGEPLNDWLENYLAGTADEGNSDFQVGERRVRVRVRRLGGFGTRRGVVVSLDDVTDELKAERVLAWGEMARQVAHEVKNPLTPIKLSIQHVKRAWDDGHPDFEKILIKNADAMLAEIDHLAEIAQSFSRFGAPSDQATPLAPISVEDVVGEVMALYGSSAARVRFEQDVDRSLQPVVARTAELKEVLVNLLENARLAGTEGTRVTISARQGEDASAVVLVVTDDGSGISEDVLPRIFEPQFSTRSRGAGLGLAIVQRVVTAWGGSISVESELGVGTTVTVTLRVWETLEGT, encoded by the coding sequence ATGACAACTGGATCTCCTTCGACTTCGGAGGGATACCTGGCACTCCACCGATTAGGGTGGGCAGGGCCTTGGGTGGGTGTCGCTGCACTCTGGATCTGGTCGGGTGGGACGACCCCATGGCCATTATTAGTGGCTGCTGGAGCGCTCGTCATCACCCTGATCACGGCCGGGCAGGAACGTGGGCGATCCTGGAGCCTTGGGGTCGTTCTACTGGTCACTGGCATCCTGGTCGGATTCCACGCCGAGCGCCAAGTAAATCAGGTCCTTACGGATTGGGATGGGTACTGGGCCGGTCGGGTGGAGACAGTGGGCGAACTGCTGCGCGTAGAGCTCGAAGAGCACAGGATGGATGCGGGAGCTTCCGCTGTCGACGAACTGATCGCGGATTGGACGGCTACCGAGACGGCTCCGACGAGCGAGTATCTGGCGGACCTTCGGGAGCGGAACCGGATCTCAGCCGCGGCGCTCTACGACGCCAGCGGAGCACTGGTTGCCTGGGACGGCGTTCACCGCGGAAAGGTCCCGGAGGACGTGCAGAGGGGCGATTGGCGCTGGTCGTACCGTGAACTCCCCCTCTTCGGATATTTCTACGTCACGGCCAAGGCAGATGATGGCAGTGTGGCAGTCGCCGCCTATGTGCTCCGCGCATCATTACCGGAAGGCCTCAACGCGGAAGTGCGGAACCTCGTAACCCGATTCTACGCCGAGTCGGGTGAGCAGATTCGTATTTCCGAAGAGGATCCCGGCGGGACACAGGTCGGTTGGGATTTCGACCTAGATGGCGACCGGTTGCTCACGGTGGTTCTGGTTCAGCCTGAGCCGCAAGAACGGGCCGCTGGGATTCGGTATGACTGGGCGCTCACGGTAGGGTTCGTCGCACTCGCGGCCTGGCTGCTCTTCGTGATCGGAGGCCCACTTGGTCGAGCTGAGGCCATCGCAGCGGCCCTGGCCCTCGTGGCCGGCGCGATATGGATCCCGGTCGACTCGGTTCCGGTGGCCTTCGCTGTTTTCGATCCCACTGCCTATCGGCTGCCTGGGCCCTGGGGGCTCTCGGCAGGTCGAGTCGCGATGATCGGTGTGGTCCTCTTCGCTCTCGCCTCAGTGCTTCCGCGGCCACGCTTCGGCCTTTCCCCAGTCACGGCTGCGGCCCTCTCTGCCGTTTTAGGTCCGGGCATTTTGCTCTGGCTCCATGGAGGGATGACCCCTGACTTCCTAGCAGGTGGTCGTGCCGAGTGGGTCGCCCTTCAGGTCGCGGTCACAAGTCTGCTTGCCCTGGTCATGGGTGTCTCGATCAGCTGGGTTCGGGGAGGGCGCGGCTCGTCCATCACCATGTTCGGAGCGATCGCGGTCACTGCTGCGTTCGCTGCGGCGGTGGGAGCGACTGTGGTCTTTCAAGGCACTTCGTCGGTTTGGTGGTCGGTCGCGTTTTCGATTCCTGTGGGACTGGCGGCACATGGGGTCGGCGCATGGAGTGGTTGGCAGCGATCTGTGGCTGGATGGTCCATCGCCATTGGGATCGCCAGCTGCGCAACGATCCCGATCATGTGGGGCCAGAGCATTGACGCCAGGCTGAATGCTGGCGCGGTTCGGCTCAATCGAATTACAGCGGTCGAGGATCTCGAACTCGAAGACCGACTGTTCGACTTCGCCGGTCTCGCCGATTCGCTGGATGCTGGCGGGGCGGAAGACGTTACGATCCTCTATGAGGCCTGGCGCCTTAGTGGACTGTCCGCGCTCGGTTATCCGGTGCGCTTGCAGGTCGAACTGAGAGACGGGTCACCGGGGGAGGGCATCCGGATCGGCGTGGCTGAAGGAGAGCCGCAGCCCTATCAGTCCATCGTTGCCGAGGGCCGCGTGGCCGGTGGGGTCCGCCTGGTCCAGCTCGACCACGATGCCGCGCACTACATCCTGACCTCGGCGCTACCAGATGACCGTATGGTGGTGGCAGTGGTGCCGCCGTTTCCGGAAACCTCCGTTAGGGCCGGCCTTGGGCCGCTTGTAAGAGGGCCGGCAGGGGCCGAGCTCCAGGCATTGTCCGTGCTGCCTCTTCCCGATGGCCTCTCCGCGCCCACTGTCATAGGCAGGTCCCGCACGCGTGAGGGGTGGCAGACCGATACCGGAGTGCAGTTCTCCAACGGGCCCGCCTACCATGTGATCTACGCCGTGGATCTGCCGGGCGTGCCTCTTCGGATCGCGCGTGCCGTGCTCCTCATCGCCCTCAACCTCACTCTCTTCCTCGGGCTGCTTCTCCTCGGACGGGCGTTGCATCGGGATCCCGATCGCGCCGCAGTGCGGTTTTCGGGCTTTGCGATCTCCTTCCGGGCTCGGGTAACGCTGGCTCTGTTCGGATTCTTTGCCTTCGCGAGCGCGGTCTTCGGAACGGTGGCGTACCAGACGCTGTCGCAGGCGTCGCGGCGTTCTGCTCAGGTCATCGCGGAGCGCGTCGTAGACGATGCGGCTGGCTGGTACGGCGCGCTCGACGGGCAGATGGAGCGGCTCGCGAACCAGGTGGGTGCAGAGCTTCTCGAGTACCGTAATGGTGAGCTAGTGGAAGGGTCGCTGGAGGAGCTCGTTGAGCTCGGCTTGTACGAGGGATGGACTCCGTTTGCCGTACACCAAGTGTTGGACGGGTACGATGAGATCAAGGAACTCCACGAGACGTCCGTTGGGCGTTGGAGGTACGTCACCGCATACCGGCGCTTGCGAGATGGAGACGTCCTTGCCGCTCAGGTGCCGTTGCAGGCGGGTACAAGCGCCCTCCAGACGACTGACCTCCTGGAATTTCTCCTTTTCGTCATCATGCTTGGGGGTGCCTTGTCCCTGGGATTGGCCATGGTCGCGGGCCGCGCACTCACGCTCCCGATCCAGGCGCTCCAGATCGCCTCGGAGAGCCTCGGTTCCGGAGATCTGGGACTTCGCTTGCCTGCCCATCGGCAGGATGAATTCGGTGCGGTATTTCGGGCCTTCAACCGAATGGTCGGTCGTGTACGACGCGCTCGCCGCCAACTGGTGCGGACGTCTCGTAGAACACAGCTCATCATGGACGAGGCCGCGGTCGGCATGGTCGCGCTTGATCCGGCGGGACGAGTCACGCTGGTTAATCCACGGGCAGAAGAGCTGCTCGGTATCGAAGTATTCGTCGGACGGAATCTTCCCTTTGGAGGTGCGCTAGGTGAGCCGCTGAACGACTGGCTCGAGAACTACCTAGCTGGGACAGCGGACGAAGGGAACTCGGACTTCCAAGTCGGTGAACGCCGGGTTCGAGTTCGAGTACGACGACTAGGCGGCTTTGGCACGCGCCGGGGTGTCGTCGTCTCCCTGGACGACGTGACCGATGAGTTGAAGGCGGAGCGCGTGCTGGCCTGGGGGGAGATGGCGCGGCAGGTGGCGCATGAGGTGAAAAACCCTCTCACTCCCATCAAGCTGAGTATCCAGCATGTTAAGAGAGCCTGGGACGATGGACACCCTGACTTCGAGAAAATTCTGATCAAGAACGCCGACGCGATGCTAGCCGAGATTGACCATCTGGCGGAGATTGCACAGTCGTTTTCGCGGTTCGGAGCACCGAGTGATCAGGCGACCCCGCTGGCACCCATCTCCGTGGAGGACGTAGTCGGCGAGGTCATGGCCCTCTACGGCAGCTCTGCCGCACGGGTTCGCTTCGAGCAGGATGTTGATCGGAGTCTCCAGCCCGTCGTGGCTCGCACCGCCGAACTCAAAGAGGTGCTGGTCAACCTGCTCGAGAACGCTCGGCTCGCAGGCACCGAAGGCACGCGGGTCACGATCTCTGCGCGCCAAGGTGAAGACGCGTCGGCGGTGGTACTAGTTGTAACGGACGACGGAAGCGGGATCTCCGAGGACGTCCTGCCGCGCATTTTCGAACCCCAATTCAGTACCCGATCCAGGGGTGCCGGACTCGGGCTGGCGATCGTCCAGCGGGTCGTCACTGCATGGGGTGGCAGCATCAGCGTCGAGAGCGAGCTTGGCGTCGGCACCACCGTCACGGTCACGCTCCGCGTTTGGGAGACTCTCGAAGGGACGTAG